A stretch of DNA from Sandaracinaceae bacterium:
CCTCTGCGCGGTGGCAACGTGCACCGTCGGTATCAGGCGGCGCGTCACGGGGTGGAGCTCGGTGGCGAGCGGGGGACGGCGGTGCGCGCTGCGAGTGACGGTCTGATCGCGTACACTGGCCCTCTCCGCGGGCTCGGCGACGTGGTGGTCCTCGTCCACAGCAACGGCTGGGTGTCCGTGTATGCGCACCTCGGCGCAAGCAGCGTGGAGATTGGCCAACCGGTCCGACGCGGCGAGTGGATCGGGGAGCTCGGACGGCGGCCGCTGCACTACCGTCTCGTGGTGGAGGGGCGCACGGTGGACCCCGCCCCGCACCTCGCGCAGCTCCCCGAAGGCGTACGCCTCTGAAGCGGCCCGGGCTCGCTCAGCCTGCGGGTCGAGGGGCGAAGGCCCCACCGCGAGCCAAGAGCTTACGCAGTACGGGTACGTCTGCCGGCGGCAGCTCGTAGCGCGACAGCTCCTCGAGGGTGCACCACGCGTGGTCGGCGATCTCGATGTGGCGAAGCTCCCCTCCGCGCAGCCGACACGCATAGAACAGCAACAGCACCTCTCGCTCGGGGTAGATGTGATGCGTGACCTCCAGGATGTCGACGGGCTCTACCCGGATGCCGCACTCCTCGAGGCACTCGCGCACGACGCAGTCCATGGGTGCCTCCCCCTCCTCGAGCTTTCCTCCAGGGAACTCCCAAGCGCCAGCGAGGTGGCCCTTGTCGAGGCGACGCGTCAGCAGGATGCGCCCTTCGTGCTCGACGACCGCAGCGGCGACGACGATGCGCTTCATGGTGCTGGCGTCGCGGTCGGTCCGCCTCCCCCCTCGTCGCTGCCGCCCCCAGCACCGCCACCGCCACCGCCACCGCCACGGCGAAGCTGAGCCTCGAGGCGCGCAATGGTGGCCTGTGCTGCCGCCAGCTCGCTGCGAGCGGCGCTGAGATCGTTCTGGAGCGCCGTGAGGCGCGCGTCGGACTGGGTCGCCCGCCTCTCTGCGGCGGCCGCCTCGCCCTGCAGGAGCGCCACCTGGGTCTCCAGCTGTGCGGCCCGCACCTCCGCGCGCTGCTGGGCCGCGCGCGCGGCGTCGCGCTGCTGGGTCGCGCTGTCCCGAGCCGTGCTCGCGTTCTGCGCGTCCTGCTCCGCCCGCCTGCGCGCCGCCTCGGCCGCGTCCCGCTCGCGGGCGGCCGCCTCGGCGGCCCGCGTGGCGGCGTTGGCCTGCTGGACGGACCGCTCTTGCGCAGCCTGCGCTCGCGCTGCGGCCTCTTCGGCCGCGGCTCGCAGGCGACGCGCATTCGCAGCGGCGCTGGCAGACTGGCTCCCACGGCGTTGCGCCTCCTCGGCCGCCGCGAGCGCCGCAGCAGCCTCGTCTGCGGCTGCGGCTGCGCGTCGCTTGGCCTCGGCGGCCTCCTCGTCCAGGGCGGCCACCCGAGACTCTTGCGCCTCCACGTTCTCCTCCAGGTCCGTGATGCGCTCGCCCGCCTCGGCCACCTGCCCGCTGAGCTCCACCGACGCGGACTCGAACGTGCGCGCCTTCATCAGCTGGAACACTCCCCACGTCGCGACCGCAGCCACCACGGACGCGACGAAGAGGATCCACAGCGCGCGACGACGACGACGCTCTGGCTGTAGCAAGACGTCGAGCTCGCGCCGGAACTCGTCCGCCGTCGGCCGCTGCGCGGGGTCGATGGCGAGCCAGCGCGCGAACGACTTGCGCAGATAGCGCAGCGAACGCCCCCTGGGCGGTGAGACCAACTCCG
This window harbors:
- a CDS encoding serine/threonine protein kinase codes for the protein MSDAYTLAAGTPIGQRFLIDAPVGAGAQGEVYRAQDRNVRGHRVAIKLMRHPARTEDQRTAAMRELELLSAVHHPSVLHFLDYGWHEGRLWFAMPWLEGETLEEMVLSRQEAKPVFEKLAAGLAALHAVGIRHQDLKPANVFLSTVTGYDELQPQLLDLGVAVRSGELMAAGSLAYFAPEVAGSWPMPDPTVDGKADVFALALTLREVLEPGTMPELPESQDDVQAFLERRATELVSPPRGRSLRYLRKSFARWLAIDPAQRPTADEFRRELDVLLQPERRRRRALWILFVASVVAAVATWGVFQLMKARTFESASVELSGQVAEAGERITDLEENVEAQESRVAALDEEAAEAKRRAAAAADEAAAALAAAEEAQRRGSQSASAAANARRLRAAAEEAAARAQAAQERSVQQANAATRAAEAAARERDAAEAARRRAEQDAQNASTARDSATQQRDAARAAQQRAEVRAAQLETQVALLQGEAAAAERRATQSDARLTALQNDLSAARSELAAAQATIARLEAQLRRGGGGGGGGAGGGSDEGGGGPTATPAP
- the mutT gene encoding 8-oxo-dGTP diphosphatase MutT, with the translated sequence MKRIVVAAAVVEHEGRILLTRRLDKGHLAGAWEFPGGKLEEGEAPMDCVVRECLEECGIRVEPVDILEVTHHIYPEREVLLLFYACRLRGGELRHIEIADHAWCTLEELSRYELPPADVPVLRKLLARGGAFAPRPAG